From the genome of Gracilimonas sediminicola:
CGGTATCCATCTTCAGATTTTCTGAAACGGAATACCGAGCTTTGCTTATGAAATGCACCCACAAGGGTACTGAACTGCAAGTATATGGCGACCGGCTTCAGTGTCCCGCCCACGGAAGTGAATTTACCCAAAACGGAGAAGTGCAGAATGGTCCGGCAGAAGCTCCGCTTCGAACTTTTCCTGTACAGGTTGAAGGTACTGTATTAAAAATCGATATGGGATAAGTACATCTTTAAAAAATATTTTTAGCCCTTATGAAAAAAATAATACTACTTTTTTTAATTCTATTCAGTACAATCAACGCCAACGCACAGGTTGATAGTACCCTGTTCAAAGATACCCCGCGCGATACATTGGCGGAAGATACAATGAACATGGATGCCGTTTATGAGCGCCCGTTTTTCCAGGCGGGAACATCGCCTGTCTCTGTCGG
Proteins encoded in this window:
- a CDS encoding ubiquinol-cytochrome c reductase iron-sulfur subunit translates to MERKEFIKTCSYSCLGLVGAAFFLEGCSGPKYLNAQFEDEYLLVPLSSFEYENKEENKFRKYIVAYNNRLKYPVSIFRFSETEYRALLMKCTHKGTELQVYGDRLQCPAHGSEFTQNGEVQNGPAEAPLRTFPVQVEGTVLKIDMG